The DNA segment CAGGCCGTACGGCAGAATAAGCCTCGCGCCGGGGTCGTAGCCCAATGGCAGAGGCACACGGTTTAGGTCCGTGACAGTGTGAGTTCGACTCTCACCGGCCCCACTCGTTCCTTGGCTTGGCGTGCTCGGCGGGCACGCCTTCGGGGGGCGCGGAACATCGTAATTGCCCTGGGGGCGGAGCCCCCAGACCCCGCCCCGGGGGCGAGCCCCCGGACCCCCATCCATGTGGTCCAGTTGTGCGGGCGGCGTTGGCGTCCGCGGCAGGCACACCTTCGCAGGTAGCGGAACATCGTTGTTGTCCTGCGGGCAGAGCCCCCAGACCCCATCCATGTGGTCCAGTTGTGCGGGCGGCGTTGGCGTCCGCGGCAGGCACACCTTCGCAGGTAGCGGAACATCGTAATTGCCCTGGAGGCGGAGCCCCCAGACCCCATCCATATGGTCCAGTTGTGCGGGCGGCGTTGGCGTCCTCGGCGGTGAGGGGGGAAACGTGGAGTGGCCGCGTACGGTGGGCGAGGCCGACGAGATGCAGCGGCGGTTGGCCGCGCAGGTACGGCTGATCGACTGCCCGGCACCGGAAACGGCCGCCGGCCTCGACGTGTCGTACGCGGTCGGCTCCGACCGGCTGGTCGCGGCGGCGGTGCTGGTCGAGTTGGCCAGCGGCGACATCCTGGCCCAGTCCATCGTGGACGGTGCGGCAAACTTTCCGTACGAGCCGGGCTATCTGGCCTTCCGCGAGATGCCGGTCCTGTTGCAGGCACTGGAAAAACTGGACCGTCGGCCGGACGTGCTGCTGGTCGACGGACAGGGCCTGGCGCATCCGCGGCGCTGCGGATCGGCGTGCCAGCTGGGCATCCACACCGGCCTGCCGGCGATCGGCTGCGCCAAGACGCATTTCGTCGGCGCGTACGACGATCCCGGTCCGCGCCGCGGCGACCGCCAGCCGTTGGTCGATGCCGGCGAGGACATCGGCTTTGTGTTGCGTACGCAGCAAAACGTCAAGCCAGTCTACGTCTCGCCCGGACATCTTGTCGGCATGGACCAATGTTGCGAGATCGTGTTGCGAGCGTGCACGGCATATCGGCTGCCAGATCCGATCCGGCACGCCGACCGGATTTCCCGCGCGGCACTCAAAAACTAGGCCAGCTCGGAGACTGGTGCCCGGGCGGCGATGAGCGGGCGGAGTTTCATGACCCGGCCGGCGCGCCCGCAGCCGACCGCGCCGGCGACGTGGCCGTCATGCACGTACGCGGCCAGGAAACGGCGGCCGTCGTCGTCCAGGATCCGCACCTCGTCGGCCGGGTCGATGTCCCCCAACGCCTGGATTTTCAGGCCAAACTGGTCGCTCCAGAAATACGGTACGACCGGCGGCTGGTCCGGCCGGCCGGTGCCAAGCATGTCGTTGGCCACCACCAAAGCCTGCTCGCCGGCGCTCGTCCAGTGCTCGACGCGTACGTGCTTGTCCAGCGCCGGCCGATACCAGGCGGCCACGTCGCCGACGGCCCACACGCCGGGAATGCTGGTGCGGCCGTACGCGTCGCACAGCACACCGTTGCCGACCTCGACCGGCGTGCCGGCGAGCCACTCCACCTCCGGCCGCGAGCCGATGCCGCTGACCACGACCGGTGCGGCCAGCTCGGCGCCATCGCTGAGCCGCACGCCGCGTACCCGACCGGCGCCGTCGTCGAGGATCGCGTCGACACCGACGCCGCAGCGCAGGTCGACGCCGGCTTCGGTGTGCAGGCGCGCGACCAGCCGGCCGATCGTCTCGCCGAGCGCGCCTGCCAGCGGCGCCGGCAGCGGGTCGACCACTGTGACCTCGACGCCCTTTCCGCGCAGGCTCGCGGCCACCTCGCAGCCGATGAAACCGGCGCCGACCACCACCGCCGGCCCCGCGCCGACGGACTCGCGGATCCGCAGGCAGTGGTCGAGCGTACGCAGGACGTGCAGGCCGGCGAGGTCGCCGGCGCCGGGCAGCTGGCGCGGCTGC comes from the Fodinicola acaciae genome and includes:
- a CDS encoding NAD(P)/FAD-dependent oxidoreductase; the protein is MTVEEAGEIVVVGAGLAGVRTVEQLCRGGHRGPITMLGAEPHPPYDRPPLSKEILRGDRQPADVVLRDAAFFADNHVDLRTGVRATGLDVEKRLVLVENGPAVHYDSLVIATGLQPRQLPGAGDLAGLHVLRTLDHCLRIRESVGAGPAVVVGAGFIGCEVAASLRGKGVEVTVVDPLPAPLAGALGETIGRLVARLHTEAGVDLRCGVGVDAILDDGAGRVRGVRLSDGAELAAPVVVSGIGSRPEVEWLAGTPVEVGNGVLCDAYGRTSIPGVWAVGDVAAWYRPALDKHVRVEHWTSAGEQALVVANDMLGTGRPDQPPVVPYFWSDQFGLKIQALGDIDPADEVRILDDDGRRFLAAYVHDGHVAGAVGCGRAGRVMKLRPLIAARAPVSELA
- a CDS encoding endonuclease V, which codes for MEWPRTVGEADEMQRRLAAQVRLIDCPAPETAAGLDVSYAVGSDRLVAAAVLVELASGDILAQSIVDGAANFPYEPGYLAFREMPVLLQALEKLDRRPDVLLVDGQGLAHPRRCGSACQLGIHTGLPAIGCAKTHFVGAYDDPGPRRGDRQPLVDAGEDIGFVLRTQQNVKPVYVSPGHLVGMDQCCEIVLRACTAYRLPDPIRHADRISRAALKN